The following is a genomic window from Trachemys scripta elegans isolate TJP31775 chromosome 16, CAS_Tse_1.0, whole genome shotgun sequence.
tggtgatggggggggggggtggcgagccaggactcctgggttctctccctggctctgggagcggagtggggtccagtggttagagcagggggggctgggagccaggacgcctgggttgtCTCCccggctctggaaggggagtggaggggtagctgggagacaggactcctgggttctctccccggctctgggaggggagtggggtctagtggttagagcagaggagcgggtctgggagccaggacgcctgggttctctccccggctctgggaggggagcggggtctagtggttagagcagaggagcGGGTCTgggagcccggacgcctgggttccctTGCTGACTTTGCTCTGCCTCGGGTGCTGCAGGTCTGATGGAGATTAAGGCGGTGAAGCCTGGCGTGATCCGGATTCAGGCAATGAAAACGCTCCTGTTCCTGTGCATGGATCCCAGCGGGCATCTGCATGGGGCGGTGAGTGGAAACCCAGCAgcagggggacagggagggggtctggggggTTAGCTAGACGGGACAGGGGGACACAACCAACTAAAGGGCCCATCCAGCCCTGCAtcgctccccctccctgccatcctggctgtgggaggggagtggggtctagtggttagagcagcaggggctgggagccaggactcctgggttctctgccaggctctgggaggagagtggagtcccgtggttagagcaagggaggctgggagccaggactcctgggttctctcctgggctctgggaggggagtgaggtctagtggttagagcgggggaggctgggagccaggactcctgggttctctccctggctctgggaggggagtggaatccagtggttagagcaggagtgggctgggagccaggactcctgggttctctcatGGGCtatgggaagggagtggggtctagtggttagagcatggggGCCTCAAACACAGCTGCTCACCTGCGCCCCCGTAATCTCCTTCCCCCGCAGAGCTCATACTCGGAGGAGGCCTGTAATTTCCGCGAGAAGGTGCAGCGTGATGGTTACAACCTTTACTTCTCCGAGACCCACAACGTCCCCGTCAGCCTGCGGCCCGCGGAGGGGCACCCCGGCCGGGGGCGCCCGGCCCCCCGTCTCTTCCACTTCCTGCCCATGGTCAGCCGGGTGCCGGTGGAACCCGTCCTGCTGGAATACGACTTCTACAGCGACCCGCCGCTGGACGTGGAGTCCTCCGACCCCCTCAGCATGATGGGTCGCCTCTCCCGGGTTCTGAGCCCCAGTTACATCTTCTGAGAccctggactcctgggtcccctgcccggctctgggaggggagtggggtgtagcGATTAGGACGGGgggagctgggaggcaggacCCCTGGGTTTTCTCCCTGACTCTGGGACCGATTTCCTCTGGACTGGGATGTATGGACGCCAGCGCTGAGCCGCTTGAGGGAGACCGTGGTCCCCGAGACGCAGCGCCATCGGTCCTAGGGCCCGATTCCCACCAGCCGTATTTGGTTCCTATTTTTCTACGTATTTAATAACTTATTTATTATCCAGACGGGTTTATTTATTGAGTGGGTTCGTGGAatccagggcgggggggggattcCTGTTATTTATTGGGGCATCGTTCAAGGACTGGCTATTTATTGCGGGGTCCGTGGCGGCTTCGTGGCCGATGGCTTCAGAATAAACTGCTGATGTGGGCCAAACTTGCCCTGTGTGTCCTGgtttctgtgggggaggggtgcgaTTTCTGGGTTGACGCAAAGTCCAGGGGTGGAAAAGGGATTTTGGGGCAGGACGAACGGGTGGAAATGCGGCCGGGGGCAGGATTAAAAGTGAGTCCNNNNNNNNNNNNNNNNNNNNNNNNNNNNNNNNNNNNNNNNNNNNNNNNNNNNNNNNNNNNNNNNNNNNNNNNNNNNNNNNNNNNNNNNNNNNNNNNNNNNNNNNNNNNNNNNNNNNNNNNNNNNNNNNNNNNNNNNNNNNNNNNNNNNNNNNNNNNNNNNNNNNNNNNNNNNNNNNNNNNNNNNNNNNNNNNNNNNNNNNNNNNNNNNNNNNNNNNNNNNNNNNNNNNNNNNNNNNNNNNNNNNNNNNNNNNNNNNNNNNNNNNNNNNNNNNNNNNNNNNNNNNNNNNNNNNNNNNNNNNNNNNNNNNNNNNNNNNNNNNNNNNNNNNNNNNNNNNNNNNNNNNNNNNNNNNNNNNNNNNNNNNNNNNNNNNNNNNNNNNNNNNNNNNNNNNNNagtgaggggcaccggcagggctggggtggggagcgtcAGTGCTAGGAGGGGGGTGGAGTTTGCTCATTCAAAGCTTGTCCTTACCAATTCCTcattggggccagccctgcctgccttaGGGAACCGCCCTCTATGAGCCAgccaccccctcctgcagcccagccGCCCCCAGCACCGCTATGGGCCTGGGCATGCCCCTGTCCATCTCTCCTGGAGATCCCCCAGCCCGCAGCTAGCCCCAGTGTCACCCCTCCCCCTGATAATACAGCGCCAGGCGTCTGGGGCCCGTCTGTCTCGCTGCTGGCCCATAACCAGCTGCCAGAGTGGACCCAGACTGGGGTGGAGGCAGGCAAggaatgggacacggggccttttcCTTTCTGGCTGCACCTATTCAAGCCCGCCCAATTCTCACCTCTAACACACGagatcccagagccagggataggacccaggagtcctgcccccctCTAACCATTCAACCTTGGGAAGGGGATGGGCCCATCGCTCTGGAAGTTCCTATGAGAAGACCAGTTGAGGTCATTGGCTTCTCCATATGCCACCCACCCTGGCCAGGGGATCTCAGGCATCCAATCCCAGGCTGACTGGCCCAGTTAGAGTGGGTGGATCGTGCTGGCAACCCAGACAGGGAGCGGTTGGCCTCTTCCTGGATGGGGTTGTGGAAGGAGAATTCCTGGAGGCTGTCCTATCAGAGATGGAGGTAGAAGGTCCTGGAGCAGGGGTAGCCCATGAGCCAGACATATCTGCTGTGGAGGCACCTGTCCTTCTCTGACATCCAGTTGTGGAGCCTGTCGTCTTCCCCTGGGACCCTCTGGACCACGTCGCTGGAGAGCACGGGCAGGGTGATGCGGCAGAGCGACACCAGCTCCCAGTGCATCTCCGGGAGGATGTAGGCCTGGGGCTCATTCACCGGGAGCAGGGTGTAGAGGGCAGCATGTTCCCCCGGTGCCTGATGAAGTTGACAGTCCACATGCCTTCTTCCATGTTGGTGGCTGTGATGGATGGATGGGAACATTGGGAGAAGGGATGGATGGCAGGGAAGTGTtctggatggagggagggatggatgggtgggaaggtgggccggatggagggaggaagggatgggTGGATTTTTGGATGCGAACATTGGGTGACAGGAGGGATGGATGCGAACATTGGGTGGAGGGAAGGATGGGAAGGTGTGCtagtgtcacggactcacagatcatgcccactcttggccccgtgtggtctgtggggggtgcccctgttagcgagacagcccttctcgggcgtccactctctctcggggtcaggcccctccacctcctggatccgcacctctctgagccttcgcacgtctgtctctgccgtgggccccctcagggagtccactcgctctggacctcCGGGGCCTTCATCCCTgaaggggttgatgccaccctgttctctagaccagagtgacgctcagccagcgtaaaacaggaggatttattgagagttgaacgcagcacaggaaactctcagggcctcaggcctggcctcccccagcccagcacatcccagtctctctgcatccaggtgggctctgcctgccccccctctccagcccagaggccccctgctcccagctgggcatctgagatcaccggccccaggcctctgtccattgtcttctctccaggtaaacagggtcgtaaacccaggcctcctctcctcgcttctgtcctctggctggaaccggctggttaggtcactgggtcctcactctgcagcccattgtccgcccactggccagaaccggctgcgtctcctcagctgggcctccaggtcgccaggtcaccggtcgctggggtatccatcctcccggccatcggctgggtccccacgtcctctctccggtcctctgcaaaacaaactccctctcccctcacctcgttaaaccagtaatacccagggaaactgagtcccaccccctccgcatgcaaaccattgaaactccacagaaaacaagaaacccccccactttgtcacatctaGATAGATGGATGAGGACAttgggaggaaggatggatgAATGAGAACATTGGGTGCAGGTATGGAAGGTGTGCTGGGTGGAGGGATGGATGGTTGGATGGCTAGATGAGGACGTTGGATGGATGGACGATAATGTTGGGTGGAGGGATGGATAGAATGGAATGTATTCTGGGCAGTGATGGATGGTTGGATGAGGCTgttgggtggatggatggatggatggatggatgggaacATTGGGTGGAGGAATGGCCGGATGGTTGGATGAAGATTTgggtggagggatggatggatgagaaCATTGGGTGCAAGGATGGATGGAATTGAATGTGTGCTGGGTGGAAGGATGGCTGGCTGGTTGGATGAGGATGTTGGGTGGATGGCTGGATGAGGACGTTGGGTGGAGGGATGGATGGGAGGAtgttgggtggagggagggatggatggatagatgagGACGttgagtggagggagggagggagggatggttgAGGACATTgggtggagggatggatggatggttggATGCGGATgttgggtggatggatggatggttggATGAGGACATTgggtggagggatggatggatgaggacgttgggtggagggagggatggatggctGGATGAGGGCattgggtggatggatggatggatggatggaaggtgTGCTGggcagagggatggatggatgagcACATTGGGTGGAGGGATGGGTGGAGGGGTAGATAGACAGCTGGGTGTGGGGACGGCTGGATGGATGGGTCGATGGCTAGGATAGAGGGCTGGGAGTaaggatggatggacagatgacTGGGagtggggacagacagacagatggacaaatggatggatggatagagggctggaggtggggacagatgggtggatggatggatagatggcgTGGAGTGGGGACAGACAGACGGATGGacgaatggatggatggatagagggctggaggtggggacagatgggtggatggatggatagatggatggatgggggtgggggcagatggACGGCGGCCAGAGGGGTCGGTATCTTTGGTCAAAGAGGGGCCAGGACAGTTTCTAGGTGGGGAATGTCCCTCCCTTTCGCCTTGAGGAGGTGGGATTTGGGGCCAGGCATCAGGACTGGCTGCTCCCGCCTGCTCCTGTCTAGGTTCCCTGGGGCGGCTCCGGCTGTGATGCTCCCCGGGGGTACCCCAGGGCTGGTCAGAACCTCGACGCCACCTGCCCATAGCGTGTGGGAGTCTCGTCGGTGCCTTCTGTGCATGAGCTCCCTGCAACCCCCAGCCCCGGCCTTCAAGCCTCCACGTGCTTCATTCTGTCCAGGCAGCGCCGGGCACCTGCCAGCCCCCGAGCATCCCGGCCGTGCCCAGCCCCAAGCCACTGGACGCCCTGGGAGAACCCCCTTTGGTGTGACCCTCGCTCTCCAGGGTTA
Proteins encoded in this region:
- the FGF21 gene encoding fibroblast growth factor 21, with protein sequence MWGGSTPVPAESWLLLAALMWGTRPPAPSQAAPLQNSSPLYQFDGQVRLRHLYTANAHTQLYLEITPQGEVRGAPDQTPYSLMEIKAVKPGVIRIQAMKTLLFLCMDPSGHLHGASSYSEEACNFREKVQRDGYNLYFSETHNVPVSLRPAEGHPGRGRPAPRLFHFLPMVSRVPVEPVLLEYDFYSDPPLDVESSDPLSMMGRLSRVLSPSYIF